The genomic DNA CGGTTTGGGCGCGCCGGACAGGGTGCCCGCCGGGAAGGTGGCGCGGAACACGTCGACCGCGTTGCGGCCCGGCGCCAGGTCGCCCTCGACGCTGGAGACGAGGTGCATGATGTGGCTGAACCGTTCGACGCGCATGAACTCGGTGACCTCGACGGTGCCGGCGATGCAGACCTTCGCGAGGTCGTTGCGGGCGAGGTCGACGAGCATGAGGTGCTCGGCCTGCTCCTTCGGGTCGGCCAGGAGCGCCGCCTCGAGGTCGGCGTCGTCCTCGGGGGTCGCGCCGCGCGGCTTCGACCCGGCGATCGGGTGGGTGTAGACCCGGCCGTCCTCGACTTTCACGAGCGCCTCGGGCGAGGACCCGACGATGAAGTACGGGTCGCCCGCCGGGGTCTCGAGGTGCAGCAAGTACATGTAGGGGCTCGGGTTGAGGGTGCGCAGCACCCGGTACACGTCGATCAGGTCGGCCGTGGCGGGCTGCTCGAACCGCTGCGACAGCACGACCTGGAAGACGTCGCCCTCGCGGATGTACTCCTTCGAGCGCTCGACCGCCGCGAGGAAGTCGCCGCGGTCGGTGCGGTGGGCGGGGGCGGGGGCGGCCGACAGGTCGATCTCGGCGAGGTGGGCGTCGGCCGGCCGGGCGAGGGCCGCCTGCAGACGATCGAGCCGGGTCTGCGCGTCCGCCCAGAGCTCGGCGGGCGCCTCGTCGCCGTCGTTCAGCACCGACGCGACGAGCTGCACCGTGCCGGTGCGGTGGTCGATGACCGCGAGTTCGGACACGAACGCGAACGCCTGACCGGGAAGGTCGATCTCGGCGGGCGGCCGGTTCGGCAGATGCTCGATCTGACGGATCGCCTCCCAGCCGATGAAGCCGACGAGGCCGCCGGTGAGCGGCGGCGCGCCCGGCACGTCCTCGGTGGCCCAGCGGCGGTGCAGGGCTTCGAGGGCGGCGAGCGGGGTCAGCGCGGATGCCTCGCCGAGTGCCCGTTCGGCCGAGAGGCCGTGATCCTGCCACTCGACGACGCCGTCGCGGTCGGTCAGCACGCCGTAGCATCCGGCGCCCACGAACGAGTAGCGCGACCAGATGCCGCCCTGCTCGGCCGACTCGAGCAGGAAGGTGCCCGCTCGGCCGGCGGCGAGCTTGCGGTAGATGCCCACCGGCGTCTCGCCGTCGGCGAACAGCTCGCGCACCACGGGCACCACGCGCCGGCCCGGCAGCAGCCGCGCGAATGCGTCGAACGCCGTGGTGGCGCTCATCCGCGTTCCCCGGCGACGACCTGGAGCCGGTCGGCGTCGAAGCAGGTGCGGGTGCCGGTGTGGCAGGCCGCGCCGACCTGGTCGACCTGCACCAGCAGGGTGTCGGCGTCGCAGTCGAGCGCGGCCGATTTGACGTACTGCGCGTGGCCCGAGGTGTCGCCCTTGCGCCAGTACTCCTGCCGGGAGCGCGACCAGAACGTGACGCGCCCCTCGGTGAGGGTGCGGCGCAGCGCCTCGCGGTCCATCCAGCCGAGCATGAGCACTTCGCCGGTGTCGTGCTGCTGGATGATCGCGGGCAGCAGGCCGTCGGCGTTGAACGCGGCACGATCGAGCGGGTCGCCGCCGGGCGTCCACGGCTCGTCGTCGCGCTCGAGCTCCTCGTCGTCGGGTGCGCTCATCGCACGGTCCTCCCCTCGGCGCGCAGCGCCTGCTTCACATCGCCCACGGTCAGCTCGCCGTTGTGGAAGACGGATGCGGCGAGCACCGCGTCGGCGCCCGCCGCGACCGCCGGGGCGAAGTGCTCGACGGCACCGGCGCCGCCGGAGGCGATGACCGGCACGCTCGACAGTTCGTGCATGAGGGCGACGAGTTCGAGGTCGAAGCCCTGCTTGGTCCCGTCGGCGTCGATCGAGTTGACCAGCAGTTCGCCGGCGCCGAGCTCGATGCCGCGCCGCGCCCAGGCGAGCGCGTCGAGGTCGGTCTCGGTGCGCCCGCCGTGCGTGGTGACCACGAAGCCCGACTCGGTGCGGTCGGACCGCTTCACGTCGAGCGACAGCACGAGCACCTGCGCCCCGAACCGGTCGGCGATCTCGGCGATCAGCTCGGGCCGCGCGATCGCGGCGCTGTTCACACCGGCCTTGTCGGCGCCGTGTCCGAGGAGCCGGGCGACGTCCTCGGGCGAGCGCACGCCGCCGCCGACGGTGAGCGGGATGAACACCTGCTCGGCGACGCGCTGCACCATGTCGTACGTGGTCGAACGGTCGTCGACCGTGGCGGTGACGTCGAGGAAGGTCAGTTCGTCGGCCCCCTGCGCGGTGTACCGCGCGGCGAGCTCGACCGGGTCGCCGGCATCCCGCAGGTTCAGGAAGTTGACGCCCTTGACGACGCGGCCGGCGGCCACGTCGAGGCACGGGATGACACGGACGGCGAGGCTCATCGCTGCCCCCTCCTACAGCCGGGCCGCGTGGATCGCGCTCACGAGGATGGCGCGGGCGCCGAGCTCGTAGAGCGTGTCCATCACCTGGTTCATGCCGACGCGCGGAATCATCACGCGCACCGCGGCCCACTCGGGGTCATGCAGCGGCGAGATCGTGGGCGACTCGAAGCCCGGGGCGGCCGCCGTCGCGGCGTCGAGCTTCGCGACCGGCACGTCGTAGTCGAGCAGCACGTACCGACGGGCGACCAGCACGCCCTGCAGACGCCGCAGCAGGGTCTGCGTGCCGGGCTGCACGACCCCCGAGCCGATGTACACCGCCTCGGACTCGAGGATCACCGGCCCGAACATCTCCAGGCCGGCCTGACGGAGGGTCGTGCCCGTCGACACGACGTCGGCGACCGCGTCGGCGACGCCGAGACGAACCGCCGACTCGACGGCGCCGTCGAGCTTCACGAGATCGGCCGTCACGCCGTGGCGGGCGAGGAAGTCGCCGACCAGGCCCGGGTAGCTGGTCGCGACGCGCACGCCCTCGAGATCGGCGAGGTCGGCGTACGCGCCCGGGGGGCCCGCGAACCGGAATGTCGAGTCGCCGAACCCGAGCGCGGCGATCTCGACCGCCTCGGAGCCCGAGTCCAGCAGCAGGTCGCGGCCGGTGATGCCGACGTCGAGCGCACCCGAGCCGACGTAGGTGGCGATGTCGCGCGGGCGGAGGTAGAAGAACTCGACCCCGTTGCGCGGGTCGGAGACGTAGAGCTCTTTGCTGTCCCGGCGGCCGGTGTATCCGGCCTCGTACAGCATCTCGGCGGCGATTTCGGCGAGCGAACCCTTGTTGGGCACGGCGATGCGGAGCATTCCCTGGCTTTCGTGTCGACGGAACTGATCGGTCATGGCGGAGGCGCGATCAGAGATGTCGGTACACGTCGGCGGGCGAGAGCCCCTTGGCGAGCATGAGCACCTGCAGGTGGTAGAGCAGCTGCGAGATCTCTTCGGCCGTCTCGTCGTCGCTCTGGTACTCGGCGGCCATCCAGACCTCGGCCGCCTCCTCGACGATCTTCTTGCCGATGGCGTGCACGCCGGCGTCGAGCTGGCGCACGGTGCCGCTGCCCTCAGGGCGGGTGCGGGCTTTGTCGCTCAACTCGACGAAGAGCTCGTCGAAGGATTTCACCCTAGAAGCCTACCGGTGCGCGGCGCGTCGTCGTGGCGGTGCGCGGCGACCGCCTCGCGCAGCGCCGCGATCTGCTCGGCGGGCTCGCCGCGGAACACCGCGGAGCCCGCGACGAACGTGTCGGCGCCGGCGTCCGCGGCGATGCCGATCGTGTCGACCGTGATGCCGCCGTCGACCTGCAGCCATACGTCGACGCCGCGTGCAGCGACCGCGTCGGCCACCCGTCGCAGCTTCGGCATCGTCTCGGGCATGAACGACTGCCCGCCGAACCCCGGTTCGACGGTCATCACGAGCACCTGGTCGAACTCGTCGAGCAGGTCGAGGTAGGGCGCGGCATCCGTGCCGGGCTTCAGGGCGATGCCCGCCCTCGCGCCGATCTCGCGGAGCCGGCGGGCGAGCCGCACCGGGTCGGCGGCGGCTTCGACATGGAACGTCACACTCGCCGCGCCCGCCTCGGCGTACCCCGGCGCCCAGCGGTCGGGGTCGTCGATCATGAGGTGCACGTCGAGCGGCACCGGCGAGACCTGCACCAGCCGCTCCACCATCGGCAGCCCGAACGTCAGGTTCGGCACGAAGTGGTTGTCCATGATGTCGACGTGCACGAGATCGGCGGTCGCGATGCGCGAGAGTTCGTGCTCGAGGTTCGCGAAGTCGGCGGCGAGGATGCTCGGGTTGATGCGCGTCGTCATGGGCGGCAGCCTATCGAGCGGCGGCCGCGGGTTCGGCCTCGGGGCGTTTGCGCACGAGCGCGATGAACATCGCATCGGTGCCGTGCCGGTGCGGCCACAGCTGCACGGTGCGGCCGTCGCCGCCGAGATCGAGCGGCCGGTTCGCGACCTGCCGCACCGCCGCTGCGGTGTCGAGCGGCTCGGCGGCCTCGCCCCAGCGCTTGAGCGCGGCGGCGATCGTGCCGTGCGTCTCGGCGGTGTGCGGCGAGCAGGTCACGTAGGCGAGGATGCCGCCCGGCGCGAGCGCCGCGAACGCGGCATCGGCGAGCCGTGCCTGCACCGCCGTGAGCTCGGCGACGTCGGCCGGCTGTTTGCGCCACCTCGCCTCGGGCCGGCGCCGCAGCGCGCCGAGGCCCGTGCACGGGGCATCCAGCAGGATGCGGTCGAAGCCGCCCGGCGCACCCAGCTCGGCGGGGTCGAGGTCGGTGCCGTCGCCCACGCGCACGTGCACGTCGAGCGGCACCGCCGCGATCGCGCGGCGCACCAGCTCGGCGCGCGCGGGCACGAGCTCGTTCGCCGCGAGCGCGGCACCGCCGGCGAGCGCCTCGGCGGCCAGCAGCGCGGTCTTGCCGCCCGGTCCGGCGCACAGGTCCAGCCAGCGCTCCCCCGGCTCGACCGGTCGGGCGCGGCTGAGCGCGAGGGCGGCCAGCTGCGAGCCCTCGTCCTGCACGCGGATCCGGCCCTCGTGCGCGGCCACCAGGGCGAGCGGATGCTCCGCGGTGAAGCCGACCGGCGAGTACACGTCGGGCGCGCCGAGCTCGTCGACGGCGGCGTCGCCGAGCCCCGGGAGGGCGACGAGGTTGACGACGGGCGACGCGTTGTCGGCGTCCAGCAGGGCGCCGAGCTCGTCGGCGCGGCCCTCGTGGGCGAGCGCGCTGCGCAGCGCTCGCACGATCCAGGCCGGATGCGACGTGGTCGTCGCCAGCCGCTCGGTGTCGTCGCGTGCGGACTCGGCGAGGCGTCGCATCCACTCCTCGGCGTCGGTGCGGGAGACCTGCCGCAGCACCGCGTTCACGAAGCCGGCCGCGGCGGGCGCCACCCGGTGCGCGAGCGCGACGGTCTCGTTCACGGCCGCGTGCGTGGGCACGCGCGTGGCGAGGAGTTGGTGCGTGCCGAGGCGCAGCAGGTCGAGCACCGGGGGGTCGATGCGGTCGGTCGGCCGCCCGGCGGCGTCGGCGATCACCGCATCCCACGTGCCGAGCCGGCGCAGCGTGCCGTAGGTGAGCTCGGTCGCCAGGCCCGCGTCGGAGCCCTCGAGCCCGGCCCGCTCGATGCGGGCGGGCAGCAGCAGGTTGGCGTACGAGTCGCTCGTGCGCACCGCCTCGAGCACGTCGAAGGCGACCACCCGGGCGGGTGAGACGGATCGGTCCCGGCGGCTGCCCGACGCTGCGCCACGCGAGCCGGCGCCGCGTGCGCGTCCACCGCTCGGGCGCGATGCACGCCGGCCGGAGTCGGCGCCGCCGTCCCCGCTCATCGGGCGACCGCCTCGTCGACGCCGAGGCCCCGCCACCAGTCGGCGGCGGCCATCGCGGTGCGCCCGGCCGGCTGCACGCGCACGAGTCGCAGCGCACCGTCGGCGGTCCCGACGAGCACGCGCTTGCCCAGGAGCGCCACGCGGCCCGCCGGCAGGTCCGGCGCATCGGCCACGGGCTCGGCGTCGAGCACCTTCAGCCGCACCCCGTCGACCTCGGTGAACGCGCCGGGTTCGGGGGTGACACCGCGCCGGCGGGCGTCGACTTCGGCGGTGGGCCGGGTGAAGTCGAGCCGCGCATCGTCGATGGCCAGCTTCGGCGCGAACGTCGGCTCGCCGTGCTGCGGGGTTGCGACGGCGGTGCCGTCGGCGATCCCGTCGACGACGTCGGCGAGCAGTCCGGCGCCCAGGTCGGCGAGTTCGTCGAGCAGGTCGCCGGCGGTGCGTCCCGGTGCGATCGGATGCCGCAGCTCGCCGTACACGTCGCCGGCATCGAGTTCGGGCACGAGCCGGAACACGGATGCCCCGGTCTCGGCGTCGCCCGCGATGATCGCGCGCTGCACGGGCGCGGCACCCCGCCAGGCCGGCAGCAGCGAGAAGTGCAGGTTGATCCAGCCGTGCGCCGGCGCCGACAGCAGCGGCTCGCGCACGAGCCCGCCGTACGCGACGATCACGCCGAGGTCGGGGCGCAGCGAGGCGATGCGCTCCCCCGCGTCGGCGTCGAGCCGGGCCGCTTCGATGACCGGCAGCCCCAGCTCGGCGGCGGCCTGCGCGACCGGCGACGGCGTGAGCACGCGCTTGCGGCCGAGCGGCGCGGCCGGTCGGGTGACGACCGCCGCGATCTCGTGCGGGCCGTCGGCGATCCGCCGCAGGGCGGGCACGGCGGCGGCGGGGGTTCCGGCGAAGACGAGTCGGAGGGCTGGCACACTCCATTCTCCCCCGGCCGGGGCCCGCACCGCGCGCGGCGGTCGGGCGGCGGCCGCGAACCGTCCGGATGCGGGCGGACGCCGCCGACGCGGGTCAGGGAACGGCCGGGTCGTCGAACCGGACCCGGAGCACCGGCGGCCGCTGGGGCCGACGGCCGGCGACCGGTTTGCGCCGCTCGGTGGCCGTGCGCACCGCCTCGGCCCGCAACGCCGCCGCGACCGCCTTGCCCGAGGCGTAGTCGAACCGCACGATCGCGCGGTCGAGGCCGTCGTCCAGGTGGACCGGGCCGAGCACGTCGACCCCCGCAGCGGCTCGACGTGCGGCCTCCGCTGCGCCGGCGACCCGGTCGGCGGCCGCCGTCACCGACGCGATGCGCACGGCCGGCGGGAACCGCAGCGCCCGACGCGCGTCGAGCTCGGTCGACGCCCAATCGGGTTGGCGCCACGTCGCGAACGCGGTGCCGAGGGCGCCGCCCACCCCCACCAGATGCACCGGCGCCCCGGGGGCGGCCAGCGCCGCCGCGTTCGACCACCAGCGCAGGCAATCCTCGGCGACCCGCAGGGATTCGCGCAGGAGCATCCGTTCGCCGTCGAGGAGCAGCACCGCACGATAGCCGCCGTCGGCGACGGGCTCGGCACCCCGCGTGGCGACGACGAGCGCCGGACCGGCATCGACGCGCACGACCTGCCGCTCGCCGTCCGAGAGCACCACCTTCGCGCGCGGGAACGCCCGCCCGAGCTCGTCGGCCGTCCGGGTGGCGCCGATCGTCGCCGCCCGCAGCGCGGTGCCGTCGCACACCGGGCACCGCCAGCCCGTCGTCGTGGTGCCGCACAGCGTGCACGCGGCCCGACCCCCGTCGGCGGGCACCGCGATCGTGCCCCCGCACGCGGCGCAGTGCGCCGTCTCGCGACAGCGGGCGCAGGTCATCAGCGGCACCCGACCGGGCCGGGCGACCTGCACCAGCACGGGCCCCTCGGCCACCGCCCGCTGGGCCTCCCGCCACGCGATCGACGGGATGCGGGCCGAGCCCGGCTCGGCCGAGTCGGCGCGGGCGGTGAGCACGATCCGCGGTCGTGCAGCGCGCACGGGGGCGATCTCGTGCACCCAGTCGAGCTCGACGAGCCGTTGCACGTCGACGCTGCGGGTGTGCGCGGCGAAGACCAGCGCGGCACCCGACTGCTCCTGGCGCACCAGCGCCGCGTCGCGGGCGTGCACCCCCGGGGCGAGGGGTTCGGCGTGCAGCGGGTCGCCGTCGTCCCAGATCGCGATCAACCCGAGGCGCGCGGCCGGCGCGTACACGGTCGACCGATTCCCGACCACGATGCGGGCCGCGTCGCCCGTCGCGGCGAGGAACGAGCGGTACCGCTCGGCACCCGTCTGGCGGGCGTCGGCGCGCAGCACCCGGCGTGGATCCACCAGCCCGGCGAGCGCCGTCTCGACCTGCTCCTGGTCGCGATGGTCGGGCACCGCGATCAGCACCGACCGGTCGGCCGCGAGCACGTGCGCCGCCGCCTCCGCGAGCGTGGCCGCCCACGCGCCGACCCATTCGCCCGACGGGGTGCGGCGCATCCCGGGCTCGACGCGCAGCGCCATCCGCTCGCCGCGCGCGAGGCCCTCCTCGACGCGTCCGGCGGCGAACCCCGAGACCGGCGGCGGCGCGGTCGGCAGGTCGCCGGCATCGGCCGTGCCGGCGGCCCAGGCCTTCTCGACTCGCACGTAGCGCGGCGGGATCGCGAGCCGCAGCACGTCGCTCGCGTTGCCGGCGGCGCGGTCGGCGACCGCGCGCGCGAGCGCCCACACCGAGGGCGTGAGCACCGGGACGGTGCTCACGACATCTTCGACCTCGCTCAGCTCCCCCGGGTACGCGCTGCGGTCGGCGAGTTCGACGACCCAGCCGTCCGCGATGCGACCGCCCGTGCGCAGCGGCACCCGGACCCGTGCGCCGGTCTGCACGGCCTCGGCGAGCCGCGCGGGCACCCGGTAGTCGAACAGGTGATCGAGCTGGGGCAGCGGCGAATCGACGAGCACCCGCGCGACCGCGCCGTCGGTCATCTCAGACGCCGGCGGCCTGACGCAGGTCGTCGACGCGGTCGATCCGCTCCCAGGTGAAGTCGGGCAGCTCACGGCCGAAGTGCCCGTAGGTGGCCGTCTGCGCGTAGATCGGGCGGAGCAGGTCGAGGTCGCGGATGATCGCCGCCGGGCGCAGGTCGAACACCTCGCGGATGGCGCGGATGATCTGCTCGTCGGGCAGCGTGCCGGTGCCGAAGGTCTCGACGTACAGGCCCACCGGCGAGGCCGCGCCGATCGCGTACGCCACCTGCAGTTCGAGTCGCTCGGCGAAGCCCGCGGCGACCGCGTTCTTCGCCACCCAGCGCATCGCGTAGGCGGCGGACCGGTCGACCTTCGACGGGTCCTTGCCGCTGAACGCGCCGCCGCCGTGCCGGCTGGCGCCGCCGTAGGTGTCGATGATGATCTTGCGGCCGGTCAGGCCGGCGTCGCCCTGGGGGCCGCCGATCTCGAAGCGGCCGGTCGGGTTGATGAGCACCTTCAGGTCGTCGCGGGTGAGCTCGACGGTGTCGAGCACGGGCCGGATCACCACCTCCTCGACCTCGGCGCGCAGCTGCTCGGTCGACACCTTCGGCGAGTGCTGGGTCGACAGCACGACGGTCTCGATCGTGCGCGGCGTCTGCCCGTCGTAGCCGATGGTCACCTGCGTCTTGCCGTCGGGCCGCAGGTAGTCGAGCTCGCCCGCCTTGCGAACGGCGGCGAGCCGCTCGCTGAGGCGGTGCGCGAGCCAGATCGGCACCGGCATGAGCTCGGGCGTCTCGCGGGTGGCGTAGCCGAACATGATGCCCTGGTCGCCGGCGCCCTGCCGGTCGAGCTCGTCGACGCTCGACCCCTCGCGGGTCTCGAACGCGTCGTCCACCCCCTGGGCGATGTCGGGCGACTGGCCGCCGATCGAGACGGACACCCCGCAGCTGCGGCCGTCGAACCACACGTCGGACGAGTCGTAGCCGATCGAGGTGACCCGCTCGCGCACGATCGCGGGGATCTCCACGTAGCCGGAGGTGGTCACCTCGCCGGCCACATGCACGAGACCCGTGGTGACGAGCGTCTCGACGGCCACCCGGGAGTGCGGGTCGACGGCGAGCAGCGCGTCGAGGATCGAGTCGGAGACCTGGTCGCAGATCTTGTCGGGGTGACCCTCGGTCACGGACTCGGAGGTGAACAGACGCAGATCGCTCATGGGGACGCGGATTCCTCTCGGCGGGCGAACGGGGCGGGCGTGGTCGTCACGAACTGGGTGCGAGCTTCGAGACAACCACGTCAAGGATGCCCTGCGCCACCGACGATTTCGTTCCATGAAGCTCGGCGACGACCGTGTCGTCGCCGTCGACCACCGTGACGACGTTGTCGTCGGCGGCGAATCCCGCCGTCCAGCCCACCCGGTTGACCGCGAGCAGGTCGGCGCCCTTGGCACGCCGCTTGGCGCGGCCCAGTTCGAGCAGCCGTTCGGCGTCGGGCTCGGTCTCGGCGGCGAACCCGACCAGGAGCGTGCCGTCGTGCGGCTCGCGGCCGAGTTCGGCGAGGATGTCGGGGTTGCGGACGAGTTCGAGGGTGAGCCCGTCGTCGGACCCCGGGTCCTTCTTGAGCTTCGCCTCGCTGACGACGGCCGGCCGGTAGTCGGCGACGGCGGCCGCCATCACGACGACGTCGGCCCCGACCGCCGCCTCGCGGACCGCGTCGCGCAGTTCGAGCGCCGTCGAGACGGCGCGGATGTCGCACCCCTCGGGCCGGGCCACCTCGAGGTTCGCGGCGATCAGGGTGACGGATGCACCGCGCTCGCGCGCGGCCTCGGCGATCGCGACGCCCTGCTTGCCGCTGGAGCGGTTGCCGAGGAACCGCACCGGGTCGAGCGGTTCGCGGGTGCCGCCGGCGGTCACCACGACGCGCCGCCCGGCGAGGTCGCCGACACGCGTATCGGATGCCTCGCGGCCGGCGTGCTGCGCGGCATCCGGTTCGCCCACGACCGCGAGCGCAGCCGCGACGATGTCGTCGGGCTCCGACATGCGGCCCGGGCCGCTGTCGGCGCCCGTGAGCTGCCCGACCGCCGGGCCGACGACGGTGACGCCGCGCTCGCGAAGCGTCGCGACGTTCGCCTGCGTCGCCGGATGGCGCCACATCTCGGTGTGCATCGCGGGCGCGACGACCAGCGGCGCCTCGCTCGCGAGGACGGTGTTGCCGAGCAGGTCGTCGGCGAGGCCCGCGGCGAGCTTCGCGATGGTGTTCGCCGTCGCCGGCGCGATCACGATGAGATCGGCGGCCTGGCCGATCGCGACGTGACGCACCTCGGCGACGCCCTCGTAGAGGTCGACGTGCACCGGGTTGCGCGAGATCGCCTCGAGCGTCGGGCGGCCCACGAACCGCAACGCAGCCTCGGTCGGCACGACGTGCACGTCGTGGCCGGCCAGCACCAGCGCACGCACGACGCCGACCGCCTTGTAGGCCGCGATGCCGCCGGCGATGCCGACGACGATGTTGAGCGGCATCGGGCGGGCCCGGTTACTCGCCGATCGGGGTGAGCCGGAGCTTGTCCTCGTTGATCTCGTGCATCGCCACCGTGAGCGGCTTGTCGTCGATCGACGAGTCGACCAGCGGGCCGACGTTGTCGAACAGGCTGCCCTCGTGCAGGTCGGCGTAGTAGTCGTTGATCTGACGAGCGCGCTTGGACGCGAAGATCACGAGCTGGTACTTCGAGTCGACCTTCGAAAGCAGGTCGTCGATGGGCGGGTCGATGATGCCGGACAGCTTCTCAGCCAAAGCAGAACTCCTTGTTCGAGCGATGCGCACCCTCGGTGCGCCGGAAAGATCAGAGGGCGGGGCGGCGCGGCCTGCCCCGACGAGGCCTCATCAATTCTACGACCTTCTCGGCCGCCTCGCCGACGTCGTGGTTCACGACCCGGTGATCGAACTCGTCGACGGCCGCCAATTCGACCTTCGCGGTCTCGAGCCGGCGCTGCTGTTCGGCGGGCGTCTCGGTGCCGCGGCCGACCAGGCGGCGCACCAGTTCGTCCCAGGTCGGCGGCAGCAGGAACACGAGCGTCGCCTCGGGCATCGCCCGGCGCACCGAGCGCGCGCCCTGGATGTCGATCTCGAGCAGCACGCTGTCGCCCGCTGCGATCGCCTGTTCGACCGGGCGGCGCGGGGTGCCGTACCGGTGCGCGTTGTGCACGGTGGCCCACTCGAGCAGCTCGCCCGCCTCGACCATGCGGTCGAACTCGGCGTCGTCGACGAAGAAGTAGTGCTCGCCCTCGATCTCACCCGGGCGCGGCGCACGCGTCGTCGCCGACACCGAGAGCCGCACCTCGGGGTGGTGGTGTCGGATGTACGCGGCCACCGTGCCCTTGCCGACCGCGGTAGGCCCCGCCAGCACCACGAGGCGGTCGCCGATGCCGCCGTGCGCGGCGATCCAATCGGCCGTGAAGCGGCGCAGCCGCTGCCGCTGGAGGCGTCCGAGGCCGCCGATGCGCTTCGACGGGGAGATGTCGAGCTCCGCCATGATGCGCTCGGTCTTGGTGCGCCCGATCGCCGGGATCGAGCCGAGGAACTCGGTCACCCGCAGGCGACCCTCGACCCCCTCGGGCTCCTCCAGGCCGGCGCGCAGCACATCGAGGGGGCTGCGTCGGGAGTCGGCGATGTCGGCCTTCACCTCGGCGCGCGCGCGCCGGGCGGCGACCGCCGCACGGGACGCGGCGACCCGGTCGACCTCGGGCGGGCGGTTGCGGTCGGGCTCAGCCACGTGCGGCCCCCACGAGGTCGAGACGGCGGAGGATCTCGTCGGCGATGCCGTCGGGGCCGGCGGCCAGCACCGAGCGGGACTCGCTCACGATCACGCCGTCGGCCAGTCCACCGAAGATGCGCCGGAAGTCGGCCGGCTCTGCGCCCTGATGCCCGAATCCCGGGGCGAGCACGGGCAGCGCCGGGCCCGAGTCATCCGCCGCCTCGATGCCCGCGGCGACCAGGTCGACCGTCGCGCCGATCACGACGCCCATCGACCCGATTCCCGACGGCGCCGCCGTCTCGCGGTTCCAGGCGGAAACGCCCGACACGATCGCCCCGGCCACCGTCGCCCCGGCACGGCTCGACTCCTGCAGCACGGCGCCCTGGATCGGGCGGGCCTCGGGGTTCGACGTCGCCGCGAGCACGAGCAGGCCCTTGCCCGCCGCCTCCGCCTGCCGACGGACGGGCTCGATCGAACCGAGCCCCTGGTACGCGCTGATCGTCATCGCATCGGCCTCGAGCGGCGAACCCGGGGTGAGCCAGGCCTCGCCGTAGGCCGCCACGCTCGTGCCGATGTCGCCGCGCTTGGCGTCGGCGATGATCACGAGCCGCGCGTCGCGCGCCTCGGC from Agromyces larvae includes the following:
- the hisG gene encoding ATP phosphoribosyltransferase, which encodes MLRIAVPNKGSLAEIAAEMLYEAGYTGRRDSKELYVSDPRNGVEFFYLRPRDIATYVGSGALDVGITGRDLLLDSGSEAVEIAALGFGDSTFRFAGPPGAYADLADLEGVRVATSYPGLVGDFLARHGVTADLVKLDGAVESAVRLGVADAVADVVSTGTTLRQAGLEMFGPVILESEAVYIGSGVVQPGTQTLLRRLQGVLVARRYVLLDYDVPVAKLDAATAAAPGFESPTISPLHDPEWAAVRVMIPRVGMNQVMDTLYELGARAILVSAIHAARL
- a CDS encoding RsmB/NOP family class I SAM-dependent RNA methyltransferase, which produces MSGDGGADSGRRASRPSGGRARGAGSRGAASGSRRDRSVSPARVVAFDVLEAVRTSDSYANLLLPARIERAGLEGSDAGLATELTYGTLRRLGTWDAVIADAAGRPTDRIDPPVLDLLRLGTHQLLATRVPTHAAVNETVALAHRVAPAAAGFVNAVLRQVSRTDAEEWMRRLAESARDDTERLATTTSHPAWIVRALRSALAHEGRADELGALLDADNASPVVNLVALPGLGDAAVDELGAPDVYSPVGFTAEHPLALVAAHEGRIRVQDEGSQLAALALSRARPVEPGERWLDLCAGPGGKTALLAAEALAGGAALAANELVPARAELVRRAIAAVPLDVHVRVGDGTDLDPAELGAPGGFDRILLDAPCTGLGALRRRPEARWRKQPADVAELTAVQARLADAAFAALAPGGILAYVTCSPHTAETHGTIAAALKRWGEAAEPLDTAAAVRQVANRPLDLGGDGRTVQLWPHRHGTDAMFIALVRKRPEAEPAAAAR
- the hisF gene encoding imidazole glycerol phosphate synthase subunit HisF, encoding MSLAVRVIPCLDVAAGRVVKGVNFLNLRDAGDPVELAARYTAQGADELTFLDVTATVDDRSTTYDMVQRVAEQVFIPLTVGGGVRSPEDVARLLGHGADKAGVNSAAIARPELIAEIADRFGAQVLVLSLDVKRSDRTESGFVVTTHGGRTETDLDALAWARRGIELGAGELLVNSIDADGTKQGFDLELVALMHELSSVPVIASGGAGAVEHFAPAVAAGADAVLAASVFHNGELTVGDVKQALRAEGRTVR
- a CDS encoding phosphoribosyl-ATP diphosphatase — translated: MKSFDELFVELSDKARTRPEGSGTVRQLDAGVHAIGKKIVEEAAEVWMAAEYQSDDETAEEISQLLYHLQVLMLAKGLSPADVYRHL
- the fmt gene encoding methionyl-tRNA formyltransferase encodes the protein MPALRLVFAGTPAAAVPALRRIADGPHEIAAVVTRPAAPLGRKRVLTPSPVAQAAAELGLPVIEAARLDADAGERIASLRPDLGVIVAYGGLVREPLLSAPAHGWINLHFSLLPAWRGAAPVQRAIIAGDAETGASVFRLVPELDAGDVYGELRHPIAPGRTAGDLLDELADLGAGLLADVVDGIADGTAVATPQHGEPTFAPKLAIDDARLDFTRPTAEVDARRRGVTPEPGAFTEVDGVRLKVLDAEPVADAPDLPAGRVALLGKRVLVGTADGALRLVRVQPAGRTAMAAADWWRGLGVDEAVAR
- a CDS encoding anthranilate synthase component I, whose product is MSATTAFDAFARLLPGRRVVPVVRELFADGETPVGIYRKLAAGRAGTFLLESAEQGGIWSRYSFVGAGCYGVLTDRDGVVEWQDHGLSAERALGEASALTPLAALEALHRRWATEDVPGAPPLTGGLVGFIGWEAIRQIEHLPNRPPAEIDLPGQAFAFVSELAVIDHRTGTVQLVASVLNDGDEAPAELWADAQTRLDRLQAALARPADAHLAEIDLSAAPAPAHRTDRGDFLAAVERSKEYIREGDVFQVVLSQRFEQPATADLIDVYRVLRTLNPSPYMYLLHLETPAGDPYFIVGSSPEALVKVEDGRVYTHPIAGSKPRGATPEDDADLEAALLADPKEQAEHLMLVDLARNDLAKVCIAGTVEVTEFMRVERFSHIMHLVSSVEGDLAPGRNAVDVFRATFPAGTLSGAPKPRALEIIDELEPAQRGVYGGVVGYFGFGGDADLAIAIRTATIAGGVAHVQAGAGLVADSDPDSEFLESQNKAAAPLRAVAIANALRRVGS
- the rpe gene encoding ribulose-phosphate 3-epimerase, which translates into the protein MTTRINPSILAADFANLEHELSRIATADLVHVDIMDNHFVPNLTFGLPMVERLVQVSPVPLDVHLMIDDPDRWAPGYAEAGAASVTFHVEAAADPVRLARRLREIGARAGIALKPGTDAAPYLDLLDEFDQVLVMTVEPGFGGQSFMPETMPKLRRVADAVAARGVDVWLQVDGGITVDTIGIAADAGADTFVAGSAVFRGEPAEQIAALREAVAAHRHDDAPRTGRLLG
- the hisI gene encoding phosphoribosyl-AMP cyclohydrolase, encoding MSAPDDEELERDDEPWTPGGDPLDRAAFNADGLLPAIIQQHDTGEVLMLGWMDREALRRTLTEGRVTFWSRSRQEYWRKGDTSGHAQYVKSAALDCDADTLLVQVDQVGAACHTGTRTCFDADRLQVVAGERG